The sequence below is a genomic window from Lysobacter stagni.
CGGTGGCGTTCGAAGGTTACGTGCTGGGCAACGAGGCGCTGATCATCGCCGGCACCATGGTCGGCGCAGCCGGTACGCTGCTCACGCAGCTGATGGCCAAGGCGATGAACCGTCCGATCCACGGCGTGCTGTTCTCCAGCTTCGGCGGCGGTGGTCAGGCGCAGGAGATCAGCGGCACGCAGAAGCCGATCGAAGCCGGCGACGTCGCCGCGATGATGGCCTATGCAGAACGCGTGGTGATCGTGCCCGGCTACGGCATGGCGGTCGCGCAGGCGCAGCACAAGATCTGGGAGCTGGCGCAGCGGTTGATGGAGCGCGGCGTCAAGGTGAAGTTCGCGATCCACCCGGTCGCCGGCCGCATGCCGGGCCACATGAACGTGCTGCTCGCCGAAGCCGGTGTGCCGTACGACCTCATCGCCGACATGGACGACATCAATCCCGAATTCCCCAACACCGACGTGTCGCTGGTGATCGGCGCGAACGACGTGGTGAACCCGGTCGCGAAGACGGATCCGGCCTCGCCGATCTACGGCATGCCCATCCTCGACGTGGCCAACTCGAAGAACACCATCGTCATCAAGCGCGGCAAGGGCACGGGTTTCGCCGGCATCGAGAACGCCCTGTTCTACCAGGACAACACGCGCATGCTGTACGGCGACGGTGCGGAAATGGCCAGCGCGCTGGTGAGCGAGCTCAAGGCGCTCGACGGCGGCGGCCACTGAGAAAGAAAAGGACCCCTCTCCCGTGGAGAGAGGGGTGGGGAAGGGATGCCGCCCTGCGGGCACGTCAGTGGTTGTTGCAGATCTCGCCGTTGACGAATGTCTCGACGGTGCCGCCGGTCTTGTGTCCACTGACGAAGAAATAGCCGGTCGCGTTGGTGAAGGCGCCCGTGCCGGAGACGATTTCCTGGTACGCCGTGACCACGCCTTCGGTGCCGCGCGTGGTGGCGCCGGTCTCGCGTGCGTGGATCGTGCCGCGCGCGGTGCGGTACTCGAACTTGCCGCTGTAGATGATGAAGTTCGGCGACGTCGAAGGACTGGTCTGCACCGCGCTGTCGGCGGCGAAGTGCGTGGTGCCGCGCAGGCCATGATTGCCAT
It includes:
- a CDS encoding NAD(P)(+) transhydrogenase (Re/Si-specific) subunit beta, which produces MSPLVWIASASYFVAATLFLLGLQRMASPVTARSGIHWAGLGMVIATVATFLLPGLHNLPLIVTALVIGTAAAWISGKKVAITDMPQMVALYNGMGGGSAAAIGAVELLRFSGEGHAPTATTLVLAVVGAAIGAVSLSGSIIAWAKLDGRLDKRVVFPGQQLFNLAVFVAMLVLGGIVVHTLSVPAIIAFFVLALALGVLMTLPIGGADMPVVISLYNALTGLAVAFEGYVLGNEALIIAGTMVGAAGTLLTQLMAKAMNRPIHGVLFSSFGGGGQAQEISGTQKPIEAGDVAAMMAYAERVVIVPGYGMAVAQAQHKIWELAQRLMERGVKVKFAIHPVAGRMPGHMNVLLAEAGVPYDLIADMDDINPEFPNTDVSLVIGANDVVNPVAKTDPASPIYGMPILDVANSKNTIVIKRGKGTGFAGIENALFYQDNTRMLYGDGAEMASALVSELKALDGGGH